A genomic region of Epinephelus moara isolate mb chromosome 23, YSFRI_EMoa_1.0, whole genome shotgun sequence contains the following coding sequences:
- the sapcd1 gene encoding suppressor APC domain-containing protein 1, giving the protein MACRPPGSGSYTVVIIPLRTSLYSLDALRFFLWVKRLRELEKEKDALCSGLEVLEKARLWYLQRLEENRARQENIEIKTGLSCQEGAAEAQSCLLRSRIQRVNGSLGSMMSEPNVTSCSNPSLPDAVADSDLRWHNTVLTQEVCNKNRQISILEWEKDALLEQLDELQAH; this is encoded by the exons ATGGCCTGTCGTCCCCCCGGCTCTGGCTCCTACACTGTGGTTATCATCCCGCTCAGGACCAGCCTCTACAGCCTGGACGCACTTCGCTTCTTCCTATgg GTTAAGCGTCTCAGGGAACTAGAGAAAGAGAAGGACGCTCTGTGCTCCGGTCTGGAGGTCCTGGAGAAGGCCCGTCTCTGGTACCTCCAGCGGCTGGAGGAGAACAGAGCGAGGCAGGAAAACATCGAAATCAAGACAGGGCTCAGCTGCCAGGAAGGTGCAGCAGAG gCTCAGTCTTGCCTCCTCAGGTCTCGCATTCAGCGGGTGAACGGCTCCCTGGGTTCCATGATGAGTGAACCCAATGTCACCAGCTGCAGCAACCCCTCTCTGCCTGACGCGGTGGCAGACAGCGACCTCCGGTGGCACAACACAGTACTGACTCAG GAGGTGTGTAACAAGAATCGTCAGATCTCCATATTAGAATGGGAAAAGGACGCGCTCCTCGAACAGCTCGATGAGCTGCAGGCCCACtga